A DNA window from Turicibacter sp. TJ11 contains the following coding sequences:
- a CDS encoding beta-glucoside-specific PTS transporter subunit IIABC, with product MGKYESLAKEIIKYVGGSDNIISLVHCVTRLRFQLKDESKAQDEVLKNMSGVVTVMKSNGQYQVVIGNHVPEVYADVCKLAGITSGTQEVTKKMSMKDKVLDTISGIFAPILGVLCASGMIKGFLALFLFLGIVSETSGIYMLVDGIGDALFYFFPIVLGYTSAVKFGMTPFLGMVIGAALIYPTLQGVDLEVFGLTINATYTSTVLPILLTNILAAYLYKALNKVIPTVIKAFVVPMFVLLIAVPIGYLVIGPVANVISDGLANVIMGIYGFNPVLAGIIVGFLWQFLVIFGVHMGLVAVGIIQFMSGQPTPIFSLMFVPSFAQTAVVFAMWLKTKDKKLKEVALPAWISGIFGVTEPAIYGVTLPRIKYFIISCIGAGLGAAYIGFKDLLTYQMAGLGIFGFPGFINLDGDTASIMMHVCIALVIAIGFSFTATFILFKDDKNEKNDEVLESTRMGQEELMSPIKGQTIALTDLKDEAFNSGILGKGIGIIPTEGKVVAPFDGTVVTLFPTKHAIGLVSENGCEMLIHVGVDTVRLNGEHFEAFVKQGDVVKKGQLLLTFDIAAIQDEGYCLETPVIITNSNDYTDVIETQDQEIKPTDKLLTVIL from the coding sequence ATGGGAAAATATGAATCATTAGCAAAAGAAATTATTAAGTATGTCGGTGGATCAGATAATATTATTAGTCTCGTTCATTGTGTGACAAGATTACGTTTTCAATTAAAAGACGAGTCAAAGGCACAGGATGAAGTTTTAAAAAATATGTCTGGTGTTGTGACAGTAATGAAAAGTAATGGTCAATATCAAGTCGTGATTGGGAATCATGTTCCTGAAGTGTATGCAGATGTATGCAAATTAGCAGGAATCACAAGTGGGACTCAAGAAGTAACCAAAAAGATGTCTATGAAGGATAAAGTATTAGATACTATCTCAGGAATTTTTGCACCGATTTTAGGAGTACTCTGTGCAAGTGGGATGATTAAAGGATTTTTAGCTTTATTTTTATTCTTAGGCATTGTTTCAGAAACAAGCGGAATCTATATGTTAGTCGATGGAATTGGAGATGCGTTATTTTACTTCTTCCCGATTGTATTAGGTTATACATCTGCTGTTAAGTTTGGGATGACCCCATTTTTAGGAATGGTTATTGGAGCTGCACTGATTTATCCAACGTTACAAGGTGTTGATCTTGAAGTGTTTGGATTAACGATTAACGCAACCTATACGTCAACCGTGTTACCGATTCTTTTAACGAATATTTTAGCAGCTTATTTATATAAAGCTCTAAATAAAGTTATACCGACTGTGATCAAGGCATTTGTTGTTCCAATGTTTGTCTTATTAATTGCGGTTCCAATTGGATACTTAGTGATTGGACCAGTTGCTAATGTGATTTCAGATGGACTTGCTAATGTGATTATGGGTATTTATGGATTCAATCCAGTTTTAGCGGGAATTATAGTTGGTTTCTTATGGCAGTTCCTGGTAATATTTGGTGTTCATATGGGATTAGTTGCTGTGGGGATCATTCAGTTTATGAGTGGACAACCAACACCAATTTTCTCATTAATGTTTGTTCCATCATTTGCTCAAACAGCTGTTGTATTTGCGATGTGGTTGAAAACAAAAGATAAAAAATTAAAAGAAGTTGCTTTACCTGCTTGGATTTCAGGAATTTTTGGAGTAACAGAACCAGCTATTTATGGGGTAACGTTACCTCGAATTAAATATTTTATTATTTCATGTATCGGAGCGGGACTTGGGGCTGCTTATATTGGATTTAAAGATCTATTAACTTATCAAATGGCTGGTTTAGGTATTTTTGGATTCCCTGGATTTATTAATCTTGATGGAGATACAGCCTCAATTATGATGCATGTTTGTATTGCCTTAGTCATTGCGATTGGTTTTTCATTTACAGCAACTTTTATCTTATTTAAAGACGATAAAAACGAAAAAAATGATGAAGTTTTAGAATCCACTCGAATGGGACAAGAGGAGTTAATGAGCCCAATTAAAGGACAAACTATCGCATTAACAGATTTAAAAGATGAAGCGTTTAATTCAGGAATTTTAGGAAAAGGAATCGGAATTATTCCAACAGAAGGAAAAGTAGTCGCTCCGTTTGATGGAACGGTTGTTACGTTATTTCCAACTAAACATGCGATTGGATTAGTATCAGAAAATGGTTGTGAAATGTTGATTCATGTAGGTGTCGATACGGTTCGCTTAAACGGAGAGCATTTCGAAGCTTTTGTTAAACAAGGAGATGTTGTTAAGAAAGGACAATTACTACTTACCTTTGATATAGCAGCGATTCAAGACGAGGGATATTGTTTAGAAACACCGGTTATTATTACTAACTCTAATGATTATACAGATGTTATTGAAACACAAGATCAAGAAATTAAACCAACAGATAAACTACTAACAGTTATCTTATAA
- a CDS encoding IS3 family transposase (programmed frameshift): protein MSKKLFTPQEIEQLKQNDYVKSVSEKGITYTKEFKENFIAMSEKGNFPREIFEYYGFNVEMLGMQRVNSAAKRWKQAFKTQGPLGLDDSRTTNSGRPLKRELTIEEQLLRTQAELEVLRIENELLKKLRLVRKMRIVSKEVRFQMIHQVVSQTSTKFNSLISHLCDSLGVSRSGYYRYFSSCAEKARLKRLKDEQQRLEVIQQAIHFKGRKNKGIRQVAMVLKGEFNISFNLKSIHRIMKKYGLLSKVRRSNPYRKLAKATQAHRVCPNLVNRKFRPSEPYKVLLTDITYLKYGKGQTAYLSTILDSATNEVLAFQLSDHLKIDFVLQTLKKLQENPTVQLMKETIIHSDQGVHYTSPQFSNQVKELGIQQSMSRKGNCWDNAPQESFFGHLKDEAEITNQMSFDDLFIEIKDYIDYHNNFRYQWNLNKLTPVGYRNQLQVA from the exons ATGAGCAAGAAGTTATTTACACCGCAAGAGATTGAACAACTCAAACAAAACGATTATGTTAAGTCAGTGTCTGAAAAAGGGATTACTTATACAAAAGAATTTAAGGAAAACTTTATTGCGATGAGCGAGAAAGGAAATTTTCCTCGAGAGATATTCGAATACTATGGATTCAATGTTGAGATGCTTGGTATGCAGCGTGTGAATTCTGCAGCTAAACGTTGGAAACAAGCCTTTAAAACTCAGGGGCCATTAGGATTGGATGATAGTCGTACTACCAATTCTGGAAGACCTCTAAAGCGAGAGTTAACGATAGAAGAACAGTTGTTACGTACGCAAGCCGAATTAGAAGTTTTAAGGATTGAGAACGAATTATTAAAAAAGTTGAGACTCGTGAGAAAAATG AGAATAGTCTCTAAAGAAGTAAGGTTTCAAATGATTCATCAAGTGGTGAGCCAGACATCAACTAAATTTAACTCTTTAATTTCTCATTTATGCGATAGTCTTGGTGTTTCAAGATCAGGTTATTATCGTTATTTTTCGTCATGCGCTGAAAAAGCACGCTTAAAGCGACTAAAAGACGAACAACAACGTTTAGAAGTGATTCAACAAGCCATTCATTTCAAAGGACGAAAGAACAAAGGAATTCGCCAAGTAGCGATGGTTCTTAAAGGAGAATTCAACATCTCCTTTAACCTAAAATCTATTCATCGCATCATGAAAAAATATGGATTGTTGAGTAAAGTTCGTCGAAGTAATCCCTATCGTAAACTCGCTAAAGCTACGCAAGCACATCGCGTTTGTCCAAATCTTGTTAACCGTAAGTTTAGACCATCAGAACCTTACAAAGTTCTATTAACCGATATCACTTATTTAAAATATGGAAAGGGTCAGACTGCCTATCTCTCTACCATTTTAGATAGTGCAACGAATGAAGTTTTAGCCTTTCAATTAAGTGATCATTTAAAGATAGATTTTGTGCTTCAAACACTGAAAAAACTTCAAGAAAATCCGACTGTCCAATTAATGAAAGAAACGATCATTCACTCCGATCAGGGAGTACACTATACTAGTCCACAATTTTCAAATCAAGTAAAAGAATTAGGAATTCAACAATCCATGTCAAGAAAGGGTAATTGTTGGGATAACGCTCCACAAGAATCATTTTTTGGGCATTTAAAAGATGAAGCAGAGATTACGAATCAAATGTCATTTGATGATTTATTCATCGAAATTAAAGATTATATAGATTACCATAACAACTTTAGATATCAATGGAATTTAAATAAGCTGACTCCTGTAGGATACAGAAATCAGCTTCAAGTTGCTTAG
- a CDS encoding 6-phospho-beta-glucosidase, with the protein MSFPKGFLWGGATAANQCEGAYQEGGRGLANGDVLPAGKDRFPVGLGKLKMLTCDANHYYPGHKGIDFYHHYKEDIKLFSEMGFKTFRLSISWSRIFPNGDDQTPNEEGLQFYEDVFKECQRYGIEPLVTITHFDVPMNLVEKYGSWRHRKMIDFYLNYCETIFKRYKDLVKYWLTFNEINMVLHLPFVAAGLTFEEGDHIEQIKYTATHHELVASALATKLAHEIMPECQVGCMLAAGNTYANTPNPKDVWQSMEKDRENYFFIDVQSRGAYPNYALKELERKGINIPFEEGDQDILKQHTVDFIAFSYYSSRLTSADPEVNKMTQGNVFATLRNPYLEASEWGWQIDALGFRITMNSLYDRYQKPLFVVENGLGAVDVVTEQGTVEDDYRIEYLREHIKAMKDAIELDGVEVMGYTPWGCIDLVSASTGEMKKRYGFIYVDLDNDGNGTMKRLKKKSFNWYKEVIASNGEVL; encoded by the coding sequence ATGAGTTTTCCAAAAGGATTTTTATGGGGAGGCGCAACAGCAGCCAATCAATGTGAAGGTGCTTATCAAGAAGGTGGACGTGGATTAGCAAATGGAGATGTTTTACCAGCAGGAAAGGATCGTTTTCCAGTTGGACTTGGAAAGTTAAAAATGTTAACGTGTGATGCAAATCACTATTATCCTGGTCATAAAGGGATTGATTTTTATCATCATTACAAGGAAGACATTAAATTGTTTAGTGAAATGGGATTTAAGACATTCAGATTATCTATCTCATGGAGCCGTATCTTCCCAAATGGAGATGACCAAACACCAAATGAGGAAGGATTACAATTTTATGAAGATGTATTTAAAGAGTGTCAACGCTATGGAATAGAGCCATTAGTCACAATTACACATTTTGATGTTCCTATGAATTTAGTCGAAAAATATGGTTCTTGGCGACATCGAAAAATGATTGATTTTTATTTAAACTATTGCGAAACCATTTTCAAAAGATATAAAGATTTAGTAAAATACTGGTTAACATTTAATGAAATTAATATGGTGTTACATTTACCTTTCGTTGCAGCGGGGCTTACTTTTGAAGAGGGAGATCATATTGAACAAATTAAATATACAGCGACTCATCATGAATTAGTGGCGAGTGCGTTAGCGACGAAATTAGCTCATGAAATTATGCCTGAATGTCAGGTAGGATGTATGTTAGCAGCTGGAAATACGTATGCGAATACACCGAATCCAAAAGACGTTTGGCAGTCAATGGAGAAAGATCGAGAAAATTATTTCTTTATTGATGTTCAATCACGTGGAGCTTATCCAAACTATGCATTAAAAGAATTAGAGAGAAAAGGGATTAACATCCCGTTTGAAGAAGGGGATCAAGATATTTTAAAACAGCATACGGTAGATTTCATCGCCTTCTCTTATTATTCATCACGTTTAACAAGTGCCGATCCAGAAGTGAATAAAATGACACAAGGAAATGTGTTCGCCACGTTACGTAATCCTTATTTAGAGGCGAGTGAATGGGGATGGCAGATTGATGCACTAGGCTTTAGAATTACAATGAATAGCTTATACGATCGTTATCAGAAGCCATTATTTGTTGTCGAGAATGGATTAGGTGCTGTTGATGTTGTCACTGAACAAGGCACAGTTGAAGATGATTATCGTATTGAGTATTTAAGAGAACATATTAAAGCGATGAAAGATGCGATTGAATTAGATGGCGTTGAAGTCATGGGATATACGCCATGGGGATGTATTGATCTTGTGAGTGCAAGTACAGGAGAAATGAAAAAACGCTATGGATTTATTTATGTTGATTTAGATAATGACGGAAATGGAACAATGAAACGATTGAAGAAAAAATCATTTAATTGGTATAAAGAAGTGATTGCTTCAAATGGTGAGGTATTATAA